In the genome of Coraliomargarita algicola, one region contains:
- a CDS encoding alpha-L-fucosidase, producing MKPIIPFVLSGLLASQALTHANEITPETDAAYQERMQWFTDAKFGLFIHYGVYSILGGEWQGEEIRGYAEWIQRWGKITPEAYIPLAADFSPDALDADAWVKRAKEAGMKYMVITTKHHEGFCLWDSGYTEYDLGEATAFNRDILGELKAACEKYGIAFGTYYSIIDWHHPSQIAEQATNKPPMRDKEGYVTYMKAQLKELVERYDPAIMWFDGDWTPWWTMDDGVDLYNYLRELSPDMIINNRVSKRKQFKKDFGTPENFTPGAALDHAWESCWTVNHSWGFKKSDTKWKSTEELIQKLIDIVVKGGNLLLNVGPQADGSWPEMSIQQFEEMGEWTSAHSEAVYEAEFVAVPEQVWGRVAQAQGATAASGELFLYVFDWPQSGKLTLNDVQFDEAQAYTYDQQVLPLIRTKKGPVIELSTLEPTEYATVLRLEYEGLQSAKASIDGYSFSGDELVLQASAAKLSGPEIKLVDNSYIGFWTDPQATATWKMNVPAPGTFRVKALYACADKYDGSEVQLTLDGTTLSATVPATKNWNRYELLNLGEIELNQVGTFDCQVGFGKAHKVALFNLKTLIFEPVGE from the coding sequence ATGAAGCCAATCATTCCATTCGTCCTATCGGGGCTGCTTGCGAGCCAAGCCTTGACCCACGCCAATGAAATCACACCGGAAACGGATGCTGCGTATCAGGAGCGCATGCAGTGGTTCACGGATGCCAAGTTCGGACTCTTTATCCACTATGGCGTCTATTCGATCCTCGGAGGGGAATGGCAGGGCGAAGAGATCCGCGGCTATGCGGAATGGATCCAGCGCTGGGGCAAAATTACGCCGGAAGCATACATTCCGCTGGCGGCCGATTTCAGTCCCGACGCGCTCGATGCGGACGCCTGGGTGAAGCGGGCCAAAGAGGCTGGCATGAAATACATGGTCATTACGACCAAGCACCACGAGGGCTTCTGCCTCTGGGATAGCGGCTACACGGAGTATGACCTCGGTGAGGCGACCGCGTTTAACCGTGACATTTTGGGCGAGTTGAAGGCCGCGTGTGAGAAATACGGGATCGCATTCGGCACTTACTATTCGATCATCGACTGGCACCATCCTTCGCAGATTGCCGAGCAGGCCACGAACAAGCCGCCGATGCGCGATAAGGAAGGCTACGTCACTTATATGAAGGCCCAGCTCAAGGAGCTGGTCGAGCGCTATGATCCCGCCATCATGTGGTTCGACGGCGACTGGACGCCTTGGTGGACGATGGATGACGGCGTCGATCTTTATAACTATCTTCGTGAGCTCAGCCCCGATATGATCATTAATAACCGCGTCTCCAAGCGGAAGCAGTTCAAGAAAGACTTTGGCACGCCCGAAAACTTTACCCCCGGTGCGGCGCTCGATCATGCCTGGGAGTCCTGCTGGACGGTGAATCACTCCTGGGGCTTTAAGAAGAGTGACACTAAATGGAAGAGCACCGAGGAGTTGATTCAGAAGTTGATCGATATCGTGGTCAAGGGGGGCAATTTATTGCTCAACGTCGGCCCGCAAGCCGATGGCTCCTGGCCGGAGATGTCGATCCAGCAGTTTGAAGAAATGGGGGAGTGGACCTCTGCGCACAGTGAAGCAGTCTACGAGGCTGAATTTGTGGCCGTTCCTGAACAAGTCTGGGGACGCGTGGCGCAGGCCCAAGGGGCAACTGCGGCGTCCGGCGAGCTCTTTCTCTATGTTTTCGATTGGCCCCAGTCCGGAAAACTGACGCTGAACGATGTTCAATTCGATGAGGCGCAGGCCTACACCTACGACCAGCAAGTGCTTCCGTTGATTCGCACGAAAAAGGGCCCGGTGATCGAACTGTCAACCCTCGAGCCGACGGAGTATGCGACCGTGCTGCGCCTCGAATATGAAGGCCTGCAGAGCGCGAAAGCATCCATCGATGGCTACAGCTTCTCGGGCGACGAGCTTGTGTTACAAGCTTCAGCGGCGAAGCTAAGCGGACCGGAAATCAAATTGGTGGATAACAGCTATATCGGTTTCTGGACCGATCCACAGGCCACCGCGACCTGGAAAATGAACGTGCCTGCTCCAGGCACCTTCCGCGTGAAGGCGCTCTATGCCTGTGCCGATAAATATGACGGCAGCGAGGTGCAGCTCACGCTCGACGGCACGACGCTAAGCGCGACCGTGCCTGCGACTAAAAATTGGAATCGCTACGAGCTCCTGAATCTGGGCGAGATCGAACTCAATCAGGTCGGTACTTTCGACTGTCAGGTCGGTTTCGGCAAGGCGCACAAGGTAGCACTGTTCAACCTGAAGACCCTCATCTTTGAGCCAGTTGGAGAGTAG
- a CDS encoding PEP-CTERM sorting domain-containing protein (PEP-CTERM proteins occur, often in large numbers, in the proteomes of bacteria that also encode an exosortase, a predicted intramembrane cysteine proteinase. The presence of a PEP-CTERM domain at a protein's C-terminus predicts cleavage within the sorting domain, followed by covalent anchoring to some some component of the (usually Gram-negative) cell surface. Many PEP-CTERM proteins exhibit an unusual sequence composition that includes large numbers of potential glycosylation sites. Expression of one such protein has been shown restore the ability of a bacterium to form floc, a type of biofilm.), giving the protein MSAVPESSAYGLLMGLAGLGFILKRRR; this is encoded by the coding sequence GTGAGTGCTGTCCCTGAATCTTCTGCTTATGGATTATTGATGGGGCTGGCAGGCTTGGGCTTTATTTTGAAGCGTCGTCGCTAG
- a CDS encoding LacI family DNA-binding transcriptional regulator, which yields MREIAERIGVSRMTVSKALRGSAGVSEKTRHRIEELAQEMGYVPDPNVSIAMAAVAKTKFTTGERLAFLTTHETEHGWKRFSHIQSCFEGAQQRAAKFGFELEPFWALQPRVDLAKMLYARGINGILIAPTGANLLSNGRRSIDMDWSQFSVVALDELLDDPKVTLVRHSHLAAMFELLYHLEQLGYERIGLSLSRITETRNRHRWTSAYVLWSKFRSGAGEIPIFMHDQSDPEAFEQWVQQHEVDVVIGLPTDFSMLQQAGFQCPEEIGFALLDCQQVAGVDMELSGIDQKAEFLGVTAVDTLIGVMHTRTTGVPESPGHLVCQGHWVEGQSTRKVGAPRGDRSLYEMPLKL from the coding sequence ATGCGTGAAATAGCCGAGCGTATCGGCGTGTCCCGCATGACGGTTTCAAAGGCACTGCGTGGCTCTGCGGGTGTCTCGGAAAAGACCCGGCATCGCATCGAAGAGTTGGCTCAGGAGATGGGCTATGTGCCGGATCCGAATGTATCGATTGCGATGGCAGCTGTGGCGAAGACCAAGTTCACTACGGGGGAGCGACTTGCCTTTTTGACGACGCATGAGACTGAGCATGGATGGAAGCGTTTTTCACATATTCAGAGCTGTTTTGAGGGGGCGCAGCAGCGTGCCGCGAAATTTGGTTTTGAGTTAGAGCCTTTTTGGGCACTGCAGCCTAGAGTGGATTTGGCGAAGATGCTGTATGCGCGTGGGATAAATGGTATTCTGATTGCGCCTACGGGGGCGAATTTGCTCTCAAATGGTCGGCGATCGATCGATATGGATTGGAGTCAATTCAGTGTGGTTGCCTTGGATGAGCTCTTGGACGATCCGAAGGTGACTTTGGTGCGGCATAGCCATTTGGCAGCGATGTTTGAGTTGCTTTATCATTTAGAGCAACTTGGTTATGAGCGGATTGGTCTGTCCTTGAGTCGAATTACGGAAACCAGGAACCGTCATCGATGGACTTCAGCTTATGTCTTGTGGTCCAAGTTTCGTAGTGGAGCTGGAGAGATTCCCATCTTCATGCATGATCAATCGGATCCGGAAGCATTTGAACAGTGGGTTCAGCAGCATGAGGTTGATGTGGTGATTGGTCTGCCTACTGATTTTTCGATGCTGCAGCAGGCAGGTTTTCAATGCCCGGAGGAGATTGGTTTTGCGTTGCTGGATTGTCAGCAAGTGGCGGGTGTGGATATGGAATTGTCTGGGATTGATCAGAAAGCTGAATTTCTAGGAGTGACCGCGGTGGATACCTTGATCGGGGTGATGCATACCAGAACTACAGGTGTTCCGGAAAGTCCGGGACATTTGGTCTGTCAGGGCCATTGGGTGGAAGGACAGAGCACACGTAAAGTTGGAGCTCCACGGGGAGATCGAAGTCTTTACGAAATGCCATTGAAGTTGTGA
- a CDS encoding MFS transporter — translation MDNSPDKHATPSSDKVPFWRKMAYGSGMMSYVVMARSCNQFASPIFNDCMGVDPRLLSWVLGGSRIWDALTDPFMGSVTDNTRSKWGRRRPWIALGAMLSGITFSAIWLFPAGLSEMGYFFWFLITSLIFFLAFTVFSVPYMALGMEMSSDYNERTSVMAYRTVLSQVGAFAVSGIYWLITLDRFESMAEGMRYAGMMVGALIIAMGLIPAFFAREHDSIIEQQRGKVVAKISLAKSFKETIREVPFLIICAITVLMLTGLMMVVQLGYYVTVYHIFGGEKTPFLGTLMAVGGISSQVCTMLAVPVLTKISRNIGKTGTLLIAMGLSVIGSALKWVCFTPENPWLSVIPGIVMSGGLAATWTLINAMIPDVVDLDELKTGERREGMYSAVNSWVFKMGMSGALIISGYVLTWSGFDVALGSEQTADAIFYMRLFFTTIPVVTISLAMLLLLLYPLKEGRVREIQAQLKARREKEGTVEA, via the coding sequence ATGGACAATTCCCCAGACAAACACGCAACTCCCAGCTCTGACAAAGTGCCCTTTTGGCGTAAAATGGCCTATGGGAGCGGTATGATGTCTTATGTCGTTATGGCACGCAGTTGTAATCAGTTTGCGAGTCCGATTTTTAACGATTGCATGGGGGTGGACCCACGTTTGTTGAGTTGGGTGTTAGGGGGTTCTCGTATTTGGGATGCGCTGACAGATCCATTCATGGGCAGTGTGACAGATAATACCCGCTCCAAGTGGGGCAGGCGTCGTCCATGGATTGCGTTAGGAGCTATGTTGAGTGGCATTACCTTTTCGGCGATTTGGCTTTTTCCTGCCGGGCTTTCGGAGATGGGGTATTTCTTTTGGTTTCTAATCACTTCATTGATCTTCTTTTTGGCTTTCACGGTCTTTTCGGTGCCATACATGGCGCTGGGGATGGAGATGAGCTCTGATTACAACGAGCGCACTTCGGTTATGGCCTACCGTACCGTGCTTAGTCAGGTTGGGGCTTTTGCCGTTTCGGGGATTTATTGGCTGATTACCTTGGATCGCTTTGAGAGTATGGCGGAGGGGATGCGTTATGCGGGCATGATGGTCGGTGCTCTGATTATTGCCATGGGATTGATCCCAGCATTTTTTGCCCGTGAGCATGATTCGATCATTGAGCAGCAGCGGGGTAAAGTGGTCGCAAAAATTTCTTTGGCCAAGAGTTTTAAGGAGACCATACGAGAGGTGCCATTTTTGATCATTTGTGCCATTACCGTACTGATGTTGACTGGTTTAATGATGGTCGTGCAGCTGGGGTATTATGTAACGGTTTACCATATCTTTGGTGGGGAGAAGACGCCTTTTCTAGGGACGCTGATGGCGGTCGGAGGGATTAGTTCGCAAGTTTGCACCATGCTGGCAGTGCCGGTTCTCACCAAGATCTCACGTAATATTGGTAAGACTGGAACATTGTTGATAGCGATGGGCTTGTCGGTGATCGGTTCGGCTCTTAAGTGGGTATGTTTTACACCTGAGAACCCATGGTTGAGTGTGATTCCTGGCATCGTTATGTCCGGTGGCTTAGCGGCTACCTGGACTCTGATAAATGCAATGATCCCCGATGTCGTCGATTTGGATGAATTAAAAACCGGTGAACGTCGTGAGGGTATGTATAGCGCAGTCAATAGCTGGGTGTTTAAGATGGGGATGTCCGGAGCCTTAATTATTTCCGGTTATGTTCTGACCTGGTCTGGTTTTGATGTGGCACTCGGCTCAGAGCAGACGGCAGACGCCATTTTCTATATGCGACTTTTCTTCACTACGATACCTGTGGTGACGATCTCATTAGCGATGCTCTTGTTATTATTATATCCCTTAAAGGAGGGTCGTGTACGTGAAATTCAGGCGCAGTTAAAGGCGCGTCGCGAAAAAGAAGGGACTGTTGAAGCATGA
- a CDS encoding alpha-1,3-galactosidase-related protein, protein MIQPLKKQEALSFLEQMTAAVAACREGRARKIVIPAGVHHIRPDYLPEQYCYISNHDSGMKRIFLNLEGLEGIVVEGNGAELIFHGRVIPFYLKNAKNIVLRDLAIDWDRPYLSQAKITGVGQGSLDLQFDANYPVEVSNERLVFTGDRFFSTKIDNLLEFDAQTRAPAAGARDNFGFRDWSRAEALGVGHVRLFSNYHPENEFQVGNWVVIKHEQRWAPSVVLVDSESITLNAVDIYHSGGMGVIAQTCRDIDLQQVRVMCRPNSDRVFSVFVDAFHFVDCSGKVTIEDCLMEGQMDDAVNIHGAFLRPERVKSGHTLQLRIMHFQQFGVQNLKAGDVAGFFDERSLSSLFEAKVLKAEMLNREFIEATFSRLPEGLKLEHMLVMRAERDFEVLIQNCTMRDNRSRGVLFNAYGACRILNCYFRTPWQAVRVSGAVDGKWHESGPSEFVEVSGCTFERCGYATGRPVIEVTAHRRPREGSPAYHDKIRVINNRFNLAHSDLLQLDNVGYFEFYDNQLEGATPALFRKGPNVESGRVESIQELSHG, encoded by the coding sequence ATGATACAACCACTGAAAAAACAAGAGGCTCTGAGTTTTCTTGAGCAAATGACCGCAGCGGTGGCGGCTTGTCGCGAAGGCCGCGCTCGTAAGATTGTGATACCCGCTGGCGTGCATCACATTCGTCCGGATTATTTGCCGGAACAATACTGCTATATTTCGAATCACGATTCGGGTATGAAACGCATCTTTCTTAATCTAGAAGGTTTGGAGGGGATTGTTGTCGAAGGTAATGGTGCGGAGCTAATTTTTCATGGTCGGGTGATTCCATTTTATTTAAAGAATGCCAAGAATATCGTCCTACGTGATTTGGCAATCGATTGGGATCGTCCTTACTTGAGCCAAGCTAAAATCACTGGGGTTGGGCAAGGATCATTGGATCTACAATTTGATGCGAACTATCCCGTGGAGGTTAGTAATGAGCGCTTGGTGTTTACCGGGGATCGCTTTTTCTCTACAAAGATTGATAACCTTTTGGAGTTTGACGCGCAGACACGCGCACCCGCGGCGGGCGCACGCGATAATTTCGGTTTTCGGGATTGGAGTCGAGCGGAAGCTTTGGGCGTGGGGCATGTCCGGCTGTTTTCAAATTATCATCCGGAGAATGAGTTTCAGGTCGGCAATTGGGTCGTTATTAAGCACGAGCAGCGTTGGGCCCCAAGTGTCGTGCTAGTTGATTCTGAATCCATTACCCTGAATGCGGTCGATATCTATCATTCCGGTGGGATGGGGGTGATTGCGCAGACTTGTCGTGATATTGATTTGCAGCAGGTGCGCGTGATGTGCCGGCCAAACTCAGACAGAGTATTTTCTGTTTTTGTCGATGCATTTCACTTTGTGGATTGTTCGGGCAAGGTGACGATTGAGGACTGCCTGATGGAAGGGCAGATGGATGATGCGGTCAATATACACGGAGCTTTCTTGCGCCCGGAACGGGTGAAGTCGGGCCATACACTTCAACTGCGAATTATGCATTTTCAACAGTTCGGAGTGCAGAATTTAAAGGCCGGAGACGTCGCAGGATTCTTCGATGAACGTTCGCTTAGTTCGTTATTTGAAGCTAAGGTTCTGAAGGCAGAGATGCTCAATCGTGAGTTTATCGAAGCCACTTTTAGTCGGTTACCAGAGGGTCTAAAATTGGAACATATGCTTGTGATGCGGGCAGAGCGGGATTTTGAGGTGTTGATTCAAAACTGTACCATGCGCGATAACCGATCACGCGGTGTGTTGTTTAATGCATATGGAGCTTGTCGAATTTTGAATTGTTACTTCCGCACGCCTTGGCAGGCGGTCAGAGTGAGTGGAGCGGTCGATGGAAAATGGCATGAATCCGGTCCATCGGAGTTTGTCGAAGTCTCAGGTTGCACCTTTGAGCGCTGCGGTTATGCCACGGGGCGCCCAGTGATTGAAGTGACAGCTCATCGTCGTCCAAGAGAGGGGTCCCCCGCATATCACGACAAGATCCGGGTGATTAATAATCGCTTTAACCTGGCACATTCTGATCTACTACAACTCGATAATGTGGGTTACTTTGAGTTTTATGATAATCAGTTGGAAGGGGCCACTCCGGCGCTTTTTCGAAAGGGGCCGAACGTGGAGTCTGGGCGCGTTGAATCGATACAGGAGTTAAGCCATGGATAG
- a CDS encoding sulfatase family protein: MLTVGLEAGEPMQARYNVVIMMSDDHGREALGCYGNPVVQTPNLDRLADAGIRFDNAFCTSASCAASRSAVLTGLHNHANGTFGHTHSYHHFSSYESVQSLPAMLSEAGYRTGRVGKRHYAPESVYPFDYGMEEREFDRDDVAASESCREFIAEEGPFFLYWCSFNPHRDGRIVASNPHQPNSFGNPESSFAGDQEYVFSEEEVIVPSFLSDTPEVRAELAQYYQSIARLDRGIGRLIQILKEEGKYDNTLIIYMADNGAAFPGSKTTLYDAGMQLALIVKAPLSKRQGEVSEELISWVDITPTILDLTNATPRDVSFHGQSFLPLLQEAPESLGRDMIYASHTFHEITNYYPMRVLRSHQYKFIWNVAYQLPYPFASDLWDSASWKAVRRDQSEYFGARKVADYKQRAQFELYDLENDPDEVVNLASHPEYAEMVEFYSKKLKEFQTETMDPWVHKWEYE, encoded by the coding sequence TTGCTGACAGTCGGACTGGAAGCGGGAGAGCCTATGCAGGCTCGTTACAATGTGGTGATCATGATGTCCGATGACCATGGACGCGAGGCATTGGGCTGCTATGGAAACCCAGTGGTCCAAACTCCGAATCTGGACCGTCTGGCTGATGCAGGCATTCGTTTTGACAATGCTTTTTGCACCTCCGCTTCATGTGCGGCCAGTCGTTCGGCGGTATTGACTGGTTTACACAATCATGCAAATGGCACTTTTGGTCATACACACTCCTATCACCATTTCTCCAGCTATGAATCTGTTCAGAGTCTGCCAGCGATGCTAAGTGAGGCCGGGTATCGGACGGGACGTGTCGGTAAAAGGCACTATGCCCCCGAGTCCGTCTATCCGTTTGATTATGGTATGGAGGAACGAGAGTTTGACCGTGATGATGTCGCTGCTTCTGAATCGTGTCGGGAATTTATCGCTGAGGAGGGGCCATTCTTTTTATACTGGTGCTCGTTTAATCCGCATCGCGATGGACGTATTGTGGCATCGAACCCGCATCAGCCGAACAGTTTCGGCAACCCCGAGAGCTCGTTTGCGGGCGACCAAGAGTATGTATTCTCCGAGGAGGAAGTCATCGTTCCTAGCTTTTTGAGTGATACGCCGGAGGTGCGTGCGGAACTGGCCCAGTATTATCAGTCCATTGCACGTCTGGACCGCGGCATTGGCCGTTTGATTCAAATTCTCAAAGAAGAAGGTAAATACGACAATACCCTGATTATATACATGGCAGATAATGGGGCGGCATTTCCCGGATCAAAGACGACTCTCTATGATGCGGGGATGCAACTAGCTTTGATCGTCAAGGCGCCCCTATCAAAGCGCCAGGGGGAGGTTTCAGAGGAGTTAATTAGCTGGGTTGATATCACACCGACGATCCTTGATTTGACCAATGCCACACCGCGTGATGTGAGCTTTCATGGGCAGTCTTTTTTGCCCTTATTGCAGGAGGCACCTGAGTCGCTGGGGCGCGATATGATTTATGCGTCGCACACTTTTCATGAGATTACAAATTATTACCCGATGCGGGTACTGCGCTCTCATCAGTATAAATTTATATGGAATGTGGCCTATCAATTGCCCTATCCCTTTGCTTCGGATCTGTGGGATTCGGCCTCATGGAAAGCTGTGCGTCGTGATCAGTCGGAGTATTTTGGTGCGCGGAAAGTGGCTGACTACAAACAGCGTGCACAGTTTGAACTCTATGACTTAGAGAACGACCCTGATGAGGTCGTGAATTTGGCATCGCATCCCGAGTATGCCGAAATGGTCGAGTTCTATTCAAAGAAACTTAAAGAATTTCAAACGGAAACAATGGACCCCTGGGTGCATAAATGGGAGTATGAGTAA
- a CDS encoding sulfatase family protein, translating to MVAAWACACSFVSASEVERPNILVIMTDDLRIGMLGAEGHPYLKTPNLDRFVSEGVTFNNCYALSPVCGPSRASIFTGQYSTQHMRRDNFYYPDDFEYYLPQYFRDSGYVTALIGKYYEGDAFRKKARKAWSHWFVNAGPDTEKRTPGMSHIDWWNAYLYQDQMYAVGKDRKVVIEGHQTDILFDEAARFAVDTKEQPFCIFLSPFSPHTPLIPTKRNAGKYKGMGIPERPDLELDLGYFRKEGRLEEVINMYEEYCAMITDIDEGMGRLFQSLEQSGQLDNTLIIFTSDNGLLYGEHGFAWKRHPWESSAKVPFFVRYPKLAKGGSESDALVNLADIFFTCADLGRVKLPEIPGQQGESILPLLSGEVDQVRDEMMFIQYEKPDRENPGVPEVMLWASVVRANGWKLTEYNIPPEQRPDVPLTQMYHLATDAYEMENLAGNPEYAPALKSLKTQLKQKLEAIEADSTWMR from the coding sequence ATGGTTGCGGCTTGGGCATGTGCATGTTCGTTTGTGTCTGCCTCTGAGGTAGAGCGTCCTAATATCCTAGTTATCATGACAGATGATTTGCGGATCGGTATGCTTGGTGCCGAGGGGCACCCCTATCTGAAAACGCCCAATTTGGATCGTTTTGTCAGTGAAGGCGTCACTTTTAATAATTGCTATGCACTCAGTCCGGTGTGTGGTCCTTCGCGCGCTTCCATTTTTACCGGGCAGTATTCGACACAACATATGCGCCGTGATAATTTTTATTATCCCGATGATTTTGAGTATTATTTGCCTCAGTATTTTCGAGATTCCGGCTATGTGACTGCGCTGATTGGGAAGTACTATGAAGGTGATGCTTTCAGAAAAAAGGCGCGTAAGGCCTGGAGCCATTGGTTCGTCAATGCCGGGCCTGATACCGAGAAGAGGACACCCGGAATGAGTCACATTGATTGGTGGAATGCGTACCTCTATCAGGATCAGATGTATGCCGTCGGCAAGGACCGTAAGGTTGTGATCGAAGGGCATCAGACTGACATTTTGTTTGATGAGGCTGCCCGCTTTGCCGTGGATACAAAAGAGCAACCATTTTGTATTTTCCTGAGTCCCTTTTCGCCGCATACGCCCCTGATTCCGACAAAGCGCAACGCTGGAAAGTATAAAGGAATGGGGATACCCGAGCGCCCAGATTTAGAGTTGGATCTGGGGTACTTTAGAAAAGAAGGCCGGCTGGAAGAAGTGATTAATATGTATGAGGAATATTGTGCAATGATCACGGATATTGACGAAGGTATGGGTCGACTTTTCCAGAGTTTAGAGCAAAGCGGTCAGTTGGATAATACGCTGATCATCTTTACCAGTGATAATGGTTTGTTGTATGGAGAACATGGTTTTGCCTGGAAGCGTCATCCGTGGGAAAGCTCCGCTAAAGTTCCTTTTTTTGTTCGTTATCCAAAGCTGGCGAAAGGCGGCTCTGAGAGTGATGCCTTGGTGAATCTGGCCGACATCTTTTTTACCTGTGCTGATCTGGGACGGGTGAAACTGCCTGAGATTCCCGGTCAACAGGGGGAATCGATCCTACCGTTATTGAGTGGGGAAGTGGATCAAGTTCGTGATGAGATGATGTTTATCCAATACGAAAAACCCGATCGTGAAAATCCGGGAGTGCCTGAGGTCATGCTTTGGGCCTCTGTTGTGCGTGCGAATGGTTGGAAGTTGACCGAGTATAACATTCCGCCTGAGCAAAGACCTGATGTTCCGCTGACTCAGATGTACCATCTAGCCACCGACGCCTACGAAATGGAGAATCTTGCTGGAAACCCGGAGTATGCGCCTGCACTTAAATCCTTGAAAACTCAGTTGAAACAGAAGCTGGAAGCCATTGAGGCGGACAGCACATGGATGCGTTAA
- a CDS encoding right-handed parallel beta-helix repeat-containing protein: protein MCCLSTANMSSAAVAEIDDLQSWIMSQVQDGQTKIKVPQATYRLAPVHSAHLELIELKGIEIDFQGSEIVCTDRTRAIHLEKCENVVIKNLSIDYDPMLYTQGLITEFTPEYFQIEVFEGYPMEGLSAKGAEVYSAETHELKPGFRTFHDIKSITKMEGRSLRVYRKKHLRIDSEFVEVGDVLLLKTERKRIDGGSFAPHCVYSTQCRDLLFENVTVYASNCFSFLGEESSNIHYYRCRVDRKKNDPKVSYPRMRSSNWDAFHSINAEVGPTIEECYAGYMGDDGVNIRGDYHVVAEGEGAVLTVISKRALNIQLGDPVEVVSRNGKLLGEAVATHIARARDYPKEKIESAKDQFTLILPGNLRDAWYVTLDRVIPIDDVSVICAVNRVGRGFKVINNVIGHNRSRGILTKASDGVISGNLVEDTGLESLKLSPNISNWLEAAYYSNLVVKDNVIRNGKFATHFGSHQRAQILIGGCRSGLEFTGNTIEYTGERAMVLSDLEGGVMRGNTFTRLDGGEAADPVLFENVTGLGR from the coding sequence ATGTGCTGCCTTAGCACGGCGAACATGTCGTCTGCGGCAGTGGCAGAGATCGATGATTTACAATCATGGATCATGTCTCAAGTGCAGGACGGGCAGACGAAGATTAAAGTTCCTCAGGCGACGTATCGCTTGGCTCCGGTCCATTCAGCGCACTTAGAGCTGATTGAATTGAAAGGCATAGAGATTGACTTTCAGGGCTCTGAAATCGTCTGCACGGATCGCACTCGCGCGATTCATTTGGAAAAATGTGAGAATGTTGTGATCAAGAACCTGAGTATTGATTACGACCCCATGCTCTATACCCAGGGGCTTATTACAGAGTTCACACCGGAGTATTTTCAAATCGAAGTCTTTGAAGGTTATCCGATGGAAGGCTTATCCGCGAAGGGGGCCGAAGTCTATAGCGCGGAGACGCATGAACTGAAGCCGGGGTTCAGAACTTTTCACGACATCAAAAGCATAACGAAAATGGAGGGCCGCAGCTTGCGTGTCTATCGTAAGAAGCACCTTCGGATTGATTCTGAGTTTGTGGAGGTCGGCGATGTGCTCCTGTTAAAAACGGAACGTAAGCGAATCGATGGCGGGAGCTTTGCGCCGCATTGTGTGTATTCGACTCAGTGCCGGGATCTGCTTTTTGAGAATGTAACCGTCTATGCTTCCAACTGTTTTAGTTTCCTTGGAGAGGAGTCTAGCAATATTCATTATTATCGCTGCCGTGTGGATCGTAAGAAAAACGATCCGAAGGTCAGTTATCCGCGTATGCGTTCCAGTAATTGGGATGCCTTTCATAGCATTAATGCGGAAGTCGGACCCACCATTGAGGAATGCTATGCAGGCTATATGGGGGATGACGGGGTGAATATCCGTGGAGATTACCATGTGGTGGCCGAAGGCGAGGGCGCGGTGCTCACTGTGATCAGTAAGCGTGCTTTGAACATTCAGCTGGGCGATCCGGTAGAGGTTGTCTCTCGAAATGGTAAATTGCTTGGAGAAGCCGTGGCCACGCATATCGCACGCGCGCGGGACTATCCGAAAGAGAAAATTGAATCGGCCAAAGATCAGTTCACTCTGATATTACCGGGGAATTTACGCGATGCGTGGTATGTTACTTTGGATCGGGTGATTCCAATCGATGATGTTTCCGTAATTTGTGCGGTCAATCGAGTTGGACGGGGATTTAAGGTGATTAATAATGTAATCGGGCACAATCGCTCACGTGGTATTTTAACTAAAGCCAGCGACGGCGTCATCTCGGGGAATCTGGTAGAAGATACCGGGCTCGAGTCGCTTAAGTTGTCTCCCAATATCAGCAATTGGCTCGAAGCTGCTTACTACAGCAATTTAGTCGTTAAGGATAATGTGATTCGTAATGGTAAATTCGCAACGCACTTTGGCTCTCATCAGCGTGCGCAGATCTTGATCGGTGGTTGTCGCAGTGGTCTGGAGTTTACCGGGAACACGATCGAGTATACCGGAGAGCGTGCGATGGTTCTTAGCGATTTGGAGGGCGGTGTGATGCGTGGCAATACCTTCACGCGTCTTGATGGTGGGGAGGCTGCGGACCCGGTTCTTTTTGAAAATGTGACTGGACTCGGACGCTAA